One part of the Triplophysa rosa linkage group LG5, Trosa_1v2, whole genome shotgun sequence genome encodes these proteins:
- the fzd8b gene encoding frizzled-8b: MDLPARWLSFAICALLSWSSVRAREPVCQEISVPLCRGIGYNYTYMPNQFNHDTQDEAGLEVHQFWPLVEIQCSPDLRFFLCSLYTPICLEDYKKPLPPCRSVCERAKAGCAPLMRQYGFPWPDRMRCDLLPVQGDLNTLCMDYNRNDVTTASPAAAKPTRHLGKPNNRRNKSNNGRAPGGQHISGSSTFDPECHCREPMVTVSSDRNPLFNRVKTGQIPNCAMPCHNPYISQEERTFATFWIGVWSVLCFVSTFATMATFLIDMERFKYPERPIIFLSTCYMFVSAGYIIRLIAGHERVACNQDYEVDHIRYETTGPALCTLVFLLIYFFGMASSIWWVILTFTWFLAAGMKWSNEAIARYSQYFHLAAWLIPSVKCITALALSSVDGDSVAGICYVGNQNLDNLRGFVLAPLVIYLLMGTVFLLAGFVSMFRIRSVIKQGGTKADKLERLMVRIGIFTVLYTVLATVIVSCYVYELYNREAWENALACSCASEKSAQRPDYAVLMLKYFLCLLLGITSGAWTWSCKTLDSWRALCAHRCDGGRGTSGSVYSEASTRLTWRSGTASSVLFPPKEMPLSRV, translated from the coding sequence ATGGACTTGCCTGCACGCTGGCTTTCTTTCGCCATCTGCGCCCTGCTATCGTGGAGCTCTGTACGCGCTCGAGAGCCTGTCTGTCAGGAGATTTCGGTGCCGTTATGTAGAGGGATCGGCTACAACTACACGTACATGCCCAACCAATTCAACCACGACACACAGGACGAGGCTGGACTGGAGGTTCACCAGTTCTGGCCGCTCGTGGAGATCCAGTGTTCTCCGGACCTGCGCTTCTTTCTTTGCAGCCTTTACACGCCCATCTGCCTTGAGGACTACAAGAAGCCACTGCCGCCGTGCAGGAGCGTGTGTGAACGGGCGAAAGCAGGGTGCGCGCCTTTAATGCGCCAGTACGGTTTCCCGTGGCCGGACCGAATGAGGTGCGACTTACTGCCCGTGCAGGGGGATCTAAATACTTTGTGCATGGACTACAACAGGAATGATGTTACCACAGCTTCACCGGCTGCTGCAAAGCCAACGAGGCACCTGGGAAAACCAAACAACAGGAggaataaaagcaataatgGACGCGCACCGGGTGGCCAACACATATCAGGGTCGTCTACATTTGACCCGGAATGTCACTGTCGGGAACCTATGGTGACGGTGAGCAGTGACCGGAATCCTCTGTTCAATCGGGTGAAAACGGGACAGATTCCGAATTGCGCCATGCCGTGCCACAACCCGTACATTTCTCAGGAGGAGAGGACCTTCGCCACATTTTGGATAGGAGTGTGGTCGGTTCTGTGTTTCGTGTCAACGTTTGCCACCATGGCCACGTTTCTGATCGACATGGAGAGGTTTAAATATCCCGAACGTCCGATAATCTTCCTGTCCACCTGTTATATGTTCGTGTCCGCCGGCTACATCATCAGACTCATCGCTGGACACGAAAGAGTCGCGTGCAACCAAGACTACGAGGTGGATCATATTCGCTACGAAACTACAGGTCCCGCGTTATGCACCCTGGTGTTTCTGTTAATCTACTTTTTTGGGATGGCGAGCTCCATCTGGTGGGTCATTCTTACATTTACGTGGTTCCTCGCGGCTGGGATGAAGTGGAGCAACGAAGCTATTGCGCGGTACTCGCAGTATTTCCACTTGGCGGCGTGGCTCATTCCGAGTGTTAAGTGCATCACTGCGCTTGCGCTGAGCTCTGTGGACGGGGACTCGGTCGCGGGTATTTGCTACGTAGGCAACCAAAATTTGGATAATTTGCGGGGATTTGTGCTTGCGCCACTGGTGATTTATCTTTTGATGGGAACCGTGTTTTTACTGGCCGGGTTTGTGTCTATGTTTCGGATACGGAGTGTCATTAAACAAGGAGGCACGAAGGCGGACAAACTGGAGAGACTGATGGTCAGGATAGGCATATTTACGGTGCTGTACACGGTCCTCGCCACTGTTATCGTGTCCTGTTATGTTTACGAACTGTACAATCGCGAGGCGTGGGAAAACGCGCTTGCTTGTTCCTGTGCGTCAGAGAAAAGCGCGCAGAGACCGGATTATGCCGTGTTAAtgcttaaatactttttgtgcCTTTTGCTTGGTATCACGTCCGGTGCGTGGACGTGGTCCTGCAAAACTCTTGACTCGTGGCGCGCTCTGTGCGCGCACCGCTGCGACGGCGGTAGGGGCACGAGCGGGTCGGTTTACAGTGAGGCCAGCACGAGACTCACTTGGAGGTCGGGCACCGCAAGCTCGGTTTTGTTCCCTCCAAAAGAAATGCCACTATCACGGGTGTAA